The Desulfovibrio legallii genome window below encodes:
- the phnE gene encoding phosphonate ABC transporter, permease protein PhnE: MTASAQHTPVNRPWFSLLGWGICLSLLVWSWGGAEMNPAALFTDARNMGSFACEFFPPDFSDWRLYIKEMVVTIQVALWGTALAVIFAVPLGILSSDNLVPWWVYQPVRRIMDACRAINEMVFAMLFVVAVGLGPFAGVMALFVHTTGILAKLFSEAVEAIDPQPVEGMRATGALAIEEILYGVIPQVLPLWISFSLYRLESNIRSATVVGMVGAGGIGVVLWEMIRGFYFPQTSAVMLVIIAVVVVFDMISQFIRKRFV, from the coding sequence ATGACAGCATCCGCACAACACACGCCGGTCAACCGACCCTGGTTTTCGCTGCTGGGTTGGGGCATCTGCCTTTCCCTGCTGGTCTGGTCGTGGGGAGGGGCAGAAATGAACCCCGCGGCCCTGTTCACTGACGCCCGAAACATGGGCTCGTTCGCGTGCGAATTTTTTCCCCCCGATTTTTCCGATTGGCGACTTTATATCAAGGAAATGGTGGTCACCATCCAGGTGGCCCTTTGGGGCACGGCCCTGGCGGTGATCTTTGCCGTGCCCCTGGGCATTCTCAGCTCGGACAACCTCGTGCCCTGGTGGGTTTACCAGCCCGTGCGACGGATTATGGACGCCTGCAGGGCCATCAACGAAATGGTTTTTGCCATGCTTTTTGTGGTTGCCGTAGGTCTTGGCCCCTTTGCGGGCGTGATGGCGCTTTTTGTGCATACCACGGGCATTCTTGCCAAACTTTTTTCCGAGGCTGTAGAAGCCATTGACCCCCAGCCGGTGGAAGGCATGCGCGCCACTGGGGCGTTGGCTATTGAAGAAATTCTGTACGGCGTCATCCCCCAGGTGCTGCCCCTGTGGATATCCTTCTCGCTCTACCGGCTGGAATCCAACATCCGGTCGGCCACCGTAGTAGGTATGGTGGGGGCTGGCGGCATTGGCGTGGTACTGTGGGAGATGATCCGCGGGTTCTATTTTCCCCAGACATCGGCCGTCATGCTTGTCATTATTGCGGTAGTGGTGGTTTTTGACATGATTTCCCAATTCATTCGCAAGCGCTTTGTATAA